One genomic region from Entelurus aequoreus isolate RoL-2023_Sb linkage group LG14, RoL_Eaeq_v1.1, whole genome shotgun sequence encodes:
- the LOC133664858 gene encoding tetratricopeptide repeat protein 21B-like isoform X9, with product MRHMLFSADALMQQSACGDGAAHCKHCKDALMQHCKHALMRKLQSQTYKMENKDTTMALIRYYCNEKYFNNVVNTAAAAQKTFRSDPIFSVFHAYGILMQGQVREATAELNSIKDRAEVSLCTMMALIYAERKKIKPDKDVIHELEAKIREDRKSASPQSLYHAGMFLWMLGRNDKAREYTERMIKLTNGSQEGVILKAWIDVTCGKDDHARKAEKYFNEGLKDVFALMGKAQYCEYCQNYSGALDVVNRVLASFPDFLPALIKKMKLFLRMQDWEQTIDAAISILQMDKNNLDALHMMTLYSLCITGDITESVKNLSKFISSLEDLEPHNPELALKMCIPFSRVCGRNEKVIEQVFRMVEKAFIVTSGNSDIATELGYLMVLQGKIKEAMEWYKTAMALDETSLSALTGIIWCQLMEGFLEEAEKDLEFLTEIQQTTGKSGDILYLRALVAVKEQRPLEEVTKLLDGAVETHFSSLHGLPLSVEYFQKFNPDFLLEIAKEYLALCPTKPETQGRSPAPQLRRCAALLDTVVKMVPGLLQGVFLQAKVRYQSGDVDAAQNSLHHCLEQCPSHTDAHLLMARIHLLRRNFSLCFQSLELCLSHNFQIREHPLYLLIKAQAKKQMGELTEAINILQMAMSLVEICKSKNKTIELSPTDCASIFLELAEALRLSDTQHEAAKVMQDAINEFSGTPEELRVTIANVDFALLHGDTEVALSMLINVTSDQPYYIQAKEKIADIYLNHKKDTRLYVSCYREVVDKLPSAHTYVLLGEAYMHILEPEKAIEIYEHALEKNPYDGALVSKFGKLLVKTHYFHKAIHYYEAALKTGQQSILRYDLAELLLKMKQYDSCKIVLDDALSHEPGNRLCTLSEDCRYLMLLTKVQNKVDKAEEALISLHRVRDVQAKALKRVELEDPDAIPRQKQLAAQICAEMAQHYTSQRVYESAIKSYKEALVYCETDHKVMLQLAQIFFTLDKVDACQEQCNVILKNDQFNEDANLMMADLMFRKHDYEQAIFCYQRLLERKPDNYPTFSRFIDLLRRTGKLEDVPILFYRAEQHSSKAKFDPGFIYCKGLYLWYTGEPNAALQHLNQARKDTKWGQNALYKMIEIYLNLNNDTMGIELFKTDCGTGTYTEKQEMQLVAVTTAQQLLTEIKPETPAGHAHLRILDNYCLLATNPKTNIEKAISVFTEIATSMGSTTWPMTS from the exons ATGCGTCACATGTTGTTCTCAGCTGATGCTTTAATGCAACAAAGTGCGTGTGGTGACGGTGCAGCTCATTGTAAACATTGTAAAGATGCTTTAATGCAACATTGTAAACATGCTTTAATGCGGAAACTCCAATCACAGACATACAAAATGGAGAATAAAGACACAACAATG GCTTTGATCAGATACTATTGCAATGAAAAATATTTCAACAATGTTGTCAACACTGCAGCAGCTGCACAGAAGACTTTTCGTAGTGACCCTATCTTCAGTGTCTTCCATGCATATGGCATCTTGATGCAAG GTCAAGTTCGAGAAGCCACGGCAGAGCTGAACTCAATAAAAGATAGAGCCGAGGTGTCtctctgcactatgatggcacttATCTATGCTGAGAGAAAAAAGATAAAACCAG ACAAAGATGTTATTCATGAACTTGAAGCTAAAATCCGGGAGGATCGCAAAAGTGCATCTCCCCAGAGTCTGTATCATGCTGGGATGTTTCTTTGGATGTTAGGCCGGAATGATAAAGCTCGAGAATACACGGAGCGGATGATCAAACTGACCAATGGCTCTCAAGAG GGGGTAATCCTGAAAGCATGGATAGACGTGACATGTGGGAAAGATGATCATGCCAGAAAGGCTGAAAAATACTTTAATGAAGGACTAAAAGATGTTTTTGCATTAATGGGAAAG GCACAGTACTGCGAATACTGTCAAAATTACTCTGGAGCATTAGATGTGGTTAACAGAGTACTTGCCAGTTTCCCAGACTTCCTGCCTGCACTCATTAAGAAGATGAAGTTGTTTTTAAGGATGCAAGACTGGGAGCAAACCATCGATGCAGCAATCAG CATTTTACAAATGGATAAAAACAATCTGGATGCCCTACATATGATGACTCTGTATTCTTTATGTATCACTGGAGATATTACAGAG TCAGTAAAGAATCTTTCCAAATTCATCAGCAGTCTGGAGGACCTGGAACCACACAACCCTGAGCTTGCTTTAAAGATGTGTATCCCATTTAGCAGAGTG TGTGGCCGTAACGAGAAAGTCATTGAGCAGGTGTTCAGAATGGTGGAGAAAGCCTTCATTGTGACATCAGGAAACTCTGATATTGCCACAGAATTGGGGTACCTCATGGTTCTTCAGGGTAAAATCAAGGAGGCTATGGAGTGGTACAAGACTGCCATGGCTCTGGACGAGACCAGTCTCTCTGCATTGACTG GCATCATTTGGTGTCAATTGATGGAAGGCTTCTTAGAAGAAGCAGAGAAAGATTTGGAATTTCTGACAGAAATTCAACAAACCACTGGAAAATCAGGA GACATCCTTTATCTGCGTGCACTTGTGGCAGTTAAAGAACAGCGTCCTCTAGAAGAGGTTACCAAGCTCCTGGATGGTGCAGTGGAAACCCACTTCTCTTCTCTGCATGGTCTACCTCTGAGTGTGGAGTACTTTCAGAAGTTCAACCCTGACTTCCTGCTGGAGATTGCCAAGGAGTATCTTGCTCTGTGTCCTACCAAG CCTGAGACGCAAGGCCGGTCTCCTGCTCCACAGCTTAGGCGCTGTGCAGCGTTGTTGGACACAGTGGTCAAGATGGTGCCAGGCCTCCTTCAAGGGGTCTTCCTGCAAGCCAAAGTCCGATATCAGTCTG GTGATGTTGATGCTGCTCAGAACAGTCTACATCACTGCCTGGAACAGTGTCCTTCTCACACAGACGCTCATCTACTCATGGCAAGGATCCACTTGCTGCGCAGAAACTTTTCTTTGTGTTTCCAGTCGCTGGAACTTTGCCTCAGCCATAACTTTCAG ATTCGAGAACATCCATTGTACCTTCTGATAAAAGCCCAGGCAAAGAAACAAATGGGAGAGCTGACCGAGGCTATTAATATTTTACAAATGGCAATGAGTCTTGTAGAGATCTGCAAGTCAAAAAACAAAACCATTGAGCTGAGTCCTACAGACTGTGCCTCCATCTTCTTGGAATTAGCTGAGGCTTTGCGTCTCAGTGATACACAG CACGAAGCAGCCAAAGTCATGCAGGATGCCATTAATGAGTTCTCGGGAACTCCTGAAGAGCTTCGTGTCACTATTGCCAATGTCGACTTTGCATTGCTGCATGGTGATACTGAGGTGGCACTGAGCATGCTCATTAACGTTACATCTGACCAGCCATACTACATCCAAGCCAAGGAAAAGATAGCCGACATATACTTGAACCACAAAAAGGACACACGTTTATATGTAAGCTGTTACAG GGAGGTGGTGGACAAGCTACCCAGTGCTCACACATATGTCTTACTAGGGGAAGCGTACATGCACATTTTAGAG CCGGAGAAAGCCATTGAAATCTATGAGCATGCGCTCGAGAAAAACCCATATGATGGAGCTCTTGTCAGCAAGTTTGGTAAACTACTGGTCAAGACACATTACTTTCACAAG GCAATACATTACTATGAAGCTGCCCTAAAGACCGGACAACAGAGTATCCTGCGCTATGACTTGGCTGAGCTGCTGTTGAAGATGAAACAATATGACAGCTGCAAAATAGTTCTGGATGATGCTCTGTCCCATGAGCCAG GGAATAGACTATGCACACTATCAGAGGATTGCCGTTATTTGATGCTGTTGACTAAGGTCCAAAACAAAGTGGACAAAGCTGAAGAAGCCTTAATATCCCTACATAGG GTGCGAGATGTCCAGGCCAAGGCGCTGAAGCGAGTAGAGTTGGAGGATCCTGACGCCATCCCCAGGCAGAAGCAGCTCGCCGCCCAGATCTGTGCTGAGATGGCGCAACACTACACAAGTCAGAGGGTTTACGAGAGTGCCATCAAGTCCTACAAAGAAGCTCTTGTGTATTGTGAGACTGACCACAAG GTGATGCTGCAGTTGGCGCAGATTTTCTTCACCCTAGACAAGGTGGATGCGTGCCAGGAGCAATGCAATGTCATCTTGAAGAATGACCAATTTAATGAAGATGCAAATCTG ATGATGGCTGACCTTATGTTCAGGAAACATGACTATGAACAGGCCATTTTCTGCTATCAGCGACTGTTGGAGCGCAAGCCAG ACAACTACCCTACCTTTTCACGCTTTATTGACCTGCTGAGGAGGACAGGAAAGTTGGAAGACGTGCCAATACTTTTTTATAGAGCAGAACAGCATTCTTCCAAGGCCAAGTTTGACCCTGGCTTTATCTACTGTAAGGGACTTTATCTTTG GTACACAGGAGAACCTAATGCTGCTCTGCAACACCTCAACCAGGCACGGAAAGACACCAAGTGGGGTCAAAACGCTCTCTATAAGATGATTGAAATCTACCTAAATCTGAATAATGACACCATGGGAATAGAATTATTTAAAACAGATTGCGGAACTGG AACCTACACAGAAAAGCAGGAGATGCAGTTGGTTGCTGTGACAACAGCTCAGCAGCTACTGACGGAGATAAAGCCAGAGACACCAGCAGGACACGCACACCTTCGTATCCTGGATAATTATTGCTTACTGGCGACTAACCCAAAGACAAACATAGAAAAAGCCATCTCTGTTTTCACAGAGATAGCAACAAGTATG GGAAGTACGACCTGGCCGATGACTTCCTAA
- the LOC133664858 gene encoding tetratricopeptide repeat protein 21B-like isoform X3, which translates to MRHMLFSADALMQQSACGDGAAHCKHCKDALMQHCKHALMRKLQSQTYKMENKDTTMALIRYYCNEKYFNNVVNTAAAAQKTFRSDPIFSVFHAYGILMQGQVREATAELNSIKDRAEVSLCTMMALIYAERKKIKPDKDVIHELEAKIREDRKSASPQSLYHAGMFLWMLGRNDKAREYTERMIKLTNGSQEGVILKAWIDVTCGKDDHARKAEKYFNEGLKDVFALMGKAQYCEYCQNYSGALDVVNRVLASFPDFLPALIKKMKLFLRMQDWEQTIDAAISILQMDKNNLDALHMMTLYSLCITGDITESVKNLSKFISSLEDLEPHNPELALKMCIPFSRVCGRNEKVIEQVFRMVEKAFIVTSGNSDIATELGYLMVLQGKIKEAMEWYKTAMALDETSLSALTGIIWCQLMEGFLEEAEKDLEFLTEIQQTTGKSGDILYLRALVAVKEQRPLEEVTKLLDGAVETHFSSLHGLPLSVEYFQKFNPDFLLEIAKEYLALCPTKPETQGRSPAPQLRRCAALLDTVVKMVPGLLQGVFLQAKVRYQSGDVDAAQNSLHHCLEQCPSHTDAHLLMARIHLLRRNFSLCFQSLELCLSHNFQIREHPLYLLIKAQAKKQMGELTEAINILQMAMSLVEICKSKNKTIELSPTDCASIFLELAEALRLSDTQHEAAKVMQDAINEFSGTPEELRVTIANVDFALLHGDTEVALSMLINVTSDQPYYIQAKEKIADIYLNHKKDTRLYVSCYREVVDKLPSAHTYVLLGEAYMHILEAIHYYEAALKTGQQSILRYDLAELLLKMKQYDSCKIVLDDALSHEPGNRLCTLSEDCRYLMLLTKVQNKVDKAEEALISLHRVRDVQAKALKRVELEDPDAIPRQKQLAAQICAEMAQHYTSQRVYESAIKSYKEALVYCETDHKVMLQLAQIFFTLDKVDACQEQCNVILKNDQFNEDANLMMADLMFRKHDYEQAIFCYQRLLERKPDNYPTFSRFIDLLRRTGKLEDVPILFYRAEQHSSKAKFDPGFIYCKGLYLWYTGEPNAALQHLNQARKDTKWGQNALYKMIEIYLNLNNDTMGIELFKTDCGTGTYTEKQEMQLVAVTTAQQLLTEIKPETPAGHAHLRILDNYCLLATNPKTNIEKAISVFTEIATSMKDHVPALLAIASAFMMVKQLAQARNQLKHIAKMTWNIVDADEFEKSWLLLADIYIHSGKYDLADDFLKRCLNYNKSCFKAYAYRAFIMEKEQAFSDAAFNYKLAWKYGNESNPTIGYKLALNYLKAKQHLDAIDVSNKVLATYPTYARIRKDILESSYAALKPTPSYLQAAIMSDRQESRVVSDEWQGNRLICTEEKERERANYSEIYSKRAK; encoded by the exons ATGCGTCACATGTTGTTCTCAGCTGATGCTTTAATGCAACAAAGTGCGTGTGGTGACGGTGCAGCTCATTGTAAACATTGTAAAGATGCTTTAATGCAACATTGTAAACATGCTTTAATGCGGAAACTCCAATCACAGACATACAAAATGGAGAATAAAGACACAACAATG GCTTTGATCAGATACTATTGCAATGAAAAATATTTCAACAATGTTGTCAACACTGCAGCAGCTGCACAGAAGACTTTTCGTAGTGACCCTATCTTCAGTGTCTTCCATGCATATGGCATCTTGATGCAAG GTCAAGTTCGAGAAGCCACGGCAGAGCTGAACTCAATAAAAGATAGAGCCGAGGTGTCtctctgcactatgatggcacttATCTATGCTGAGAGAAAAAAGATAAAACCAG ACAAAGATGTTATTCATGAACTTGAAGCTAAAATCCGGGAGGATCGCAAAAGTGCATCTCCCCAGAGTCTGTATCATGCTGGGATGTTTCTTTGGATGTTAGGCCGGAATGATAAAGCTCGAGAATACACGGAGCGGATGATCAAACTGACCAATGGCTCTCAAGAG GGGGTAATCCTGAAAGCATGGATAGACGTGACATGTGGGAAAGATGATCATGCCAGAAAGGCTGAAAAATACTTTAATGAAGGACTAAAAGATGTTTTTGCATTAATGGGAAAG GCACAGTACTGCGAATACTGTCAAAATTACTCTGGAGCATTAGATGTGGTTAACAGAGTACTTGCCAGTTTCCCAGACTTCCTGCCTGCACTCATTAAGAAGATGAAGTTGTTTTTAAGGATGCAAGACTGGGAGCAAACCATCGATGCAGCAATCAG CATTTTACAAATGGATAAAAACAATCTGGATGCCCTACATATGATGACTCTGTATTCTTTATGTATCACTGGAGATATTACAGAG TCAGTAAAGAATCTTTCCAAATTCATCAGCAGTCTGGAGGACCTGGAACCACACAACCCTGAGCTTGCTTTAAAGATGTGTATCCCATTTAGCAGAGTG TGTGGCCGTAACGAGAAAGTCATTGAGCAGGTGTTCAGAATGGTGGAGAAAGCCTTCATTGTGACATCAGGAAACTCTGATATTGCCACAGAATTGGGGTACCTCATGGTTCTTCAGGGTAAAATCAAGGAGGCTATGGAGTGGTACAAGACTGCCATGGCTCTGGACGAGACCAGTCTCTCTGCATTGACTG GCATCATTTGGTGTCAATTGATGGAAGGCTTCTTAGAAGAAGCAGAGAAAGATTTGGAATTTCTGACAGAAATTCAACAAACCACTGGAAAATCAGGA GACATCCTTTATCTGCGTGCACTTGTGGCAGTTAAAGAACAGCGTCCTCTAGAAGAGGTTACCAAGCTCCTGGATGGTGCAGTGGAAACCCACTTCTCTTCTCTGCATGGTCTACCTCTGAGTGTGGAGTACTTTCAGAAGTTCAACCCTGACTTCCTGCTGGAGATTGCCAAGGAGTATCTTGCTCTGTGTCCTACCAAG CCTGAGACGCAAGGCCGGTCTCCTGCTCCACAGCTTAGGCGCTGTGCAGCGTTGTTGGACACAGTGGTCAAGATGGTGCCAGGCCTCCTTCAAGGGGTCTTCCTGCAAGCCAAAGTCCGATATCAGTCTG GTGATGTTGATGCTGCTCAGAACAGTCTACATCACTGCCTGGAACAGTGTCCTTCTCACACAGACGCTCATCTACTCATGGCAAGGATCCACTTGCTGCGCAGAAACTTTTCTTTGTGTTTCCAGTCGCTGGAACTTTGCCTCAGCCATAACTTTCAG ATTCGAGAACATCCATTGTACCTTCTGATAAAAGCCCAGGCAAAGAAACAAATGGGAGAGCTGACCGAGGCTATTAATATTTTACAAATGGCAATGAGTCTTGTAGAGATCTGCAAGTCAAAAAACAAAACCATTGAGCTGAGTCCTACAGACTGTGCCTCCATCTTCTTGGAATTAGCTGAGGCTTTGCGTCTCAGTGATACACAG CACGAAGCAGCCAAAGTCATGCAGGATGCCATTAATGAGTTCTCGGGAACTCCTGAAGAGCTTCGTGTCACTATTGCCAATGTCGACTTTGCATTGCTGCATGGTGATACTGAGGTGGCACTGAGCATGCTCATTAACGTTACATCTGACCAGCCATACTACATCCAAGCCAAGGAAAAGATAGCCGACATATACTTGAACCACAAAAAGGACACACGTTTATATGTAAGCTGTTACAG GGAGGTGGTGGACAAGCTACCCAGTGCTCACACATATGTCTTACTAGGGGAAGCGTACATGCACATTTTAGAG GCAATACATTACTATGAAGCTGCCCTAAAGACCGGACAACAGAGTATCCTGCGCTATGACTTGGCTGAGCTGCTGTTGAAGATGAAACAATATGACAGCTGCAAAATAGTTCTGGATGATGCTCTGTCCCATGAGCCAG GGAATAGACTATGCACACTATCAGAGGATTGCCGTTATTTGATGCTGTTGACTAAGGTCCAAAACAAAGTGGACAAAGCTGAAGAAGCCTTAATATCCCTACATAGG GTGCGAGATGTCCAGGCCAAGGCGCTGAAGCGAGTAGAGTTGGAGGATCCTGACGCCATCCCCAGGCAGAAGCAGCTCGCCGCCCAGATCTGTGCTGAGATGGCGCAACACTACACAAGTCAGAGGGTTTACGAGAGTGCCATCAAGTCCTACAAAGAAGCTCTTGTGTATTGTGAGACTGACCACAAG GTGATGCTGCAGTTGGCGCAGATTTTCTTCACCCTAGACAAGGTGGATGCGTGCCAGGAGCAATGCAATGTCATCTTGAAGAATGACCAATTTAATGAAGATGCAAATCTG ATGATGGCTGACCTTATGTTCAGGAAACATGACTATGAACAGGCCATTTTCTGCTATCAGCGACTGTTGGAGCGCAAGCCAG ACAACTACCCTACCTTTTCACGCTTTATTGACCTGCTGAGGAGGACAGGAAAGTTGGAAGACGTGCCAATACTTTTTTATAGAGCAGAACAGCATTCTTCCAAGGCCAAGTTTGACCCTGGCTTTATCTACTGTAAGGGACTTTATCTTTG GTACACAGGAGAACCTAATGCTGCTCTGCAACACCTCAACCAGGCACGGAAAGACACCAAGTGGGGTCAAAACGCTCTCTATAAGATGATTGAAATCTACCTAAATCTGAATAATGACACCATGGGAATAGAATTATTTAAAACAGATTGCGGAACTGG AACCTACACAGAAAAGCAGGAGATGCAGTTGGTTGCTGTGACAACAGCTCAGCAGCTACTGACGGAGATAAAGCCAGAGACACCAGCAGGACACGCACACCTTCGTATCCTGGATAATTATTGCTTACTGGCGACTAACCCAAAGACAAACATAGAAAAAGCCATCTCTGTTTTCACAGAGATAGCAACAAGTATG AAGGACCACGTACCAGCCCTGCTGGCCATTGCATCAGCCTTCATGATGGTGAAACAACTAGCTCAAGCCAGGAACCAACTCAAACATATAGCAAAGATGACTTGGAATATTGTTGATGCTGACGAATTTGAGAAGAGCTGGCTGCTCCTGGCTGATATTTACATCCATTCAGGGAAGTACGACCTGGCCGATGACTTCCTAAAGAGATGTCTTAACTACAACAAG TCATGCTTTAAAGCTTATGCATATCGGGCTTTCATCATGGAAAAAGAGCAGGCGTTCAGCGATGCGGCCTTCAACTATAAATTGGCTTGGAAATATGGAAATGAGTCCAACCCAACTATTG GGTACAAACTTGCTTTGAACTACTTGAAAGCAAAACAACATTTGGATGCTATAGATGTGAGCAATAAA GTACTTGCTACTTACCCAACGTATGCAAGGATCAGAAAGGACATCTTGGAGTCATCTTACGCTGCTTTGAAACC